A single region of the Candidatus Marinarcus aquaticus genome encodes:
- a CDS encoding ribose-phosphate pyrophosphokinase translates to MRGYKLFSGSANPEFTSKVGAYLNTTVGEADLKRFSDGEISVQITESVRGRDVFIVQPTCAPANDNLMELLIMVDALKRSSASFITAVIPYFGYARQDRKAAPRVPISAKLVADMLETAGVNRVITIDLHAAQIQGFFNIPVDNLFGSILFVNYIKSKNLANPIIASPDIGGVARARSYAEKLDLDLVIVDKKREKANVSEVMNIIGDVKGKDVILVDDMVDTAGTLVKAAEVLKKKGATSVMACCTHGVLSGPAYERLDNGSALDELVVSDTIPLKREHEKITVLTASKMIGEAVRRIYNNESVNEIFNF, encoded by the coding sequence ATGAGGGGATATAAACTTTTTAGTGGTTCAGCCAATCCTGAGTTTACATCAAAAGTGGGTGCCTATTTAAACACTACTGTAGGTGAAGCTGACTTAAAAAGATTTAGTGACGGTGAGATATCAGTACAAATTACAGAGAGTGTCCGAGGAAGAGATGTATTTATAGTACAACCTACTTGTGCACCTGCAAACGATAACTTGATGGAACTTTTAATCATGGTGGATGCACTTAAACGTTCAAGTGCAAGTTTCATTACGGCCGTTATTCCATACTTTGGTTATGCACGACAAGACAGAAAAGCCGCACCTCGTGTTCCAATCTCTGCAAAATTGGTTGCAGATATGTTAGAGACTGCTGGGGTAAACCGAGTCATCACCATTGATTTACACGCAGCACAAATCCAAGGATTTTTTAATATTCCTGTAGATAACTTGTTTGGTTCAATTTTGTTTGTAAACTACATCAAATCTAAAAACTTAGCGAACCCAATTATCGCAAGTCCAGATATTGGAGGGGTTGCACGAGCACGAAGCTATGCAGAAAAACTGGATTTAGACTTAGTCATCGTTGATAAAAAACGAGAAAAGGCCAACGTTTCTGAAGTGATGAACATCATTGGTGATGTTAAAGGTAAAGACGTTATCTTAGTTGACGATATGGTTGATACTGCAGGTACGTTAGTAAAAGCGGCTGAAGTTTTAAAGAAAAAAGGGGCAACTTCTGTAATGGCATGTTGTACTCACGGTGTTCTAAGTGGACCAGCATATGAACGACTTGATAATGGAAGCGCTTTAGATGAATTAGTGGTTTCTGATACCATTCCATTAAAACGAGAACATGAAAAAATTACGGTATTAACTGCTTCAAAAATGATTGGAGAAGCCGTAAGAAGAATTTACAACAACGAATCGGTGAACGAAATTTTTAACTTCTAA
- the mnmA gene encoding tRNA 2-thiouridine(34) synthase MnmA has translation MKKKIVVGMSGGIDSSVTAYMLQKEGYEVEGVYMKLHDIREGYHEHNIETGQKVARFLGIKYHVLDVSAEFEKEVYDYFVQSYLDGITPNPCVKCNRTIKFGALFEFAKSIKADCVATGHYAKTDGKFIYEAEDKTKDQSYFLAQVKKEVLPYIMFPMSKYKKEDIIKLGASLDVVYQEIAQKKESQEICFVETIYTDVIKKHANIDKPGIVLNEEGEEVGIHKGYMHYTIGKRRGFTVHGAHDPHFVKALNPKDNTIVVGTKESLQINEVRVKNLNMYINEKSFDCGVKLRYRSVTTPCHVEIINDNEAIITLEEPAYGVASGQVAVFYEADRVLGSGWITTTK, from the coding sequence ATGAAAAAGAAAATTGTTGTTGGAATGAGTGGAGGAATTGACTCATCCGTTACAGCATATATGCTACAAAAAGAGGGTTATGAAGTAGAAGGTGTCTACATGAAACTTCATGACATCAGAGAAGGTTACCACGAACATAACATTGAAACGGGACAAAAAGTCGCTCGATTTTTAGGTATCAAATACCACGTTTTAGATGTTTCAGCTGAGTTTGAAAAAGAGGTGTATGACTACTTCGTTCAATCTTACTTAGATGGTATCACTCCCAACCCATGTGTTAAATGTAATCGTACGATTAAATTTGGAGCACTCTTTGAGTTTGCTAAAAGCATCAAAGCAGACTGCGTTGCTACAGGACACTATGCAAAAACCGATGGTAAATTCATCTATGAAGCCGAAGATAAAACCAAAGACCAAAGTTACTTCTTAGCACAAGTTAAAAAAGAGGTTCTTCCATATATCATGTTTCCTATGAGCAAATATAAAAAAGAGGACATCATTAAATTGGGTGCAAGTCTGGACGTCGTATATCAAGAGATTGCTCAGAAAAAAGAGTCTCAGGAGATCTGTTTTGTTGAAACGATTTACACCGATGTCATTAAAAAACATGCCAACATTGATAAACCAGGGATTGTTCTGAATGAAGAGGGAGAAGAAGTGGGTATTCACAAAGGATACATGCACTACACCATTGGAAAACGACGAGGCTTTACCGTGCATGGAGCACACGACCCACACTTTGTAAAAGCTCTCAATCCAAAAGACAATACCATTGTTGTTGGAACAAAAGAATCTTTACAAATCAATGAAGTACGCGTAAAAAACCTGAACATGTACATCAATGAAAAAAGCTTTGATTGTGGTGTAAAACTGCGATACAGAAGTGTCACCACACCATGTCACGTAGAGATTATCAATGATAATGAAGCCATCATTACCCTTGAAGAACCAGCATACGGAGTTGCCAGTGGTCAAGTAGCTGTTTTCTATGAAGCAGACAGAGTCTTAGGTTCGGGATGGATTACAACCACTAAGTAA
- a CDS encoding OmpA family protein, whose translation MKKIILALCMLGSFVWAQNNYKYEITPMIAGTYTEGNMDLERNYANAGLSLGFNLDDSMFDQIELGFLTSMGKVDYKNSNEDTQISRIFTNVIKEYSLNKNNALYALAGAGVEVYSNEAFNNETGLFVNYGVGYKYIFDNAMALKMDLRHLIEDDHGDNNLIYTVGLAIPFGEKSSTMPVTKKEVQQPLSQPVANDGDNDFDGVANSIDECPKTEKNTIVDTNGCAITVNLRILFDVDKAIIKPTYDNKLEGFAKVLSDYPSVKTTLHAHTDSTASEAYNMDLSIRRANAVKKALTNLGIDAQRIKTIGYGETKPVATNETAQGRAQNRRVEATVNQ comes from the coding sequence ATGAAAAAGATTATTTTAGCCTTATGTATGCTTGGCAGCTTTGTATGGGCTCAAAACAATTATAAATACGAAATCACTCCAATGATTGCTGGAACTTATACTGAAGGCAACATGGATTTAGAAAGAAACTACGCCAATGCTGGCTTGAGTCTGGGATTTAACTTGGATGATTCCATGTTTGACCAAATTGAATTGGGCTTTTTAACCTCTATGGGTAAAGTGGATTATAAAAATTCAAATGAAGATACACAAATCAGTCGTATTTTTACCAATGTCATCAAAGAGTATTCACTCAATAAAAACAATGCCTTATATGCACTTGCAGGGGCAGGAGTAGAAGTCTATTCTAATGAAGCTTTTAACAATGAAACAGGCCTTTTTGTGAATTATGGGGTGGGCTACAAATATATTTTTGACAACGCAATGGCGCTTAAAATGGATTTACGACACCTTATTGAAGATGATCATGGAGATAACAACTTAATCTATACTGTTGGTCTTGCTATTCCTTTTGGTGAAAAATCAAGCACAATGCCAGTAACAAAAAAAGAGGTTCAACAACCTCTAAGTCAACCTGTTGCCAACGATGGAGATAATGACTTTGATGGTGTGGCCAACAGCATTGATGAGTGTCCTAAAACAGAAAAAAATACTATTGTAGACACTAATGGATGTGCGATTACAGTTAATTTGCGTATATTATTTGATGTGGATAAAGCCATCATTAAACCAACTTATGACAACAAACTAGAAGGTTTTGCAAAAGTACTGAGTGATTATCCAAGTGTCAAAACCACTTTGCATGCTCATACAGACAGCACTGCCAGTGAGGCGTACAACATGGATCTCTCTATTCGAAGAGCCAATGCCGTTAAAAAAGCATTAACCAATCTTGGAATTGATGCTCAACGTATTAAAACCATTGGGTATGGGGAGACAAAACCTGTAGCCACCAATGAAACTGCGCAAGGACGAGCACAAAACCGACGTGTAGAAGCGACGGTAAACCAATAA
- the mqnF gene encoding aminofutalosine deaminase family hydrolase has translation MKILKASWLITSNETNCIIQDGAVVYDSTIIDVNDIQTIQKDYPNVEVKDLGENSVLMPGLINTHIHLEFSANKTTLKYGNFMDWLHSVIASREELVSKANKALIKSELETILKSGTTTIGAISSYALDLEPCLETPLNVVYFNEVIGSKQDMIDTLFADFKSRLAQTQQHKSKRFIPAVAIHSPYSVHPFLLREVVKLAKEQSLPVTAHFLESSEEKEWLEENSGGFLDFFLNFLGQDKSVTSAPEFVKQFKGVKPLSFTHCVEANEEELTLIKEVGGYINHCATSNRILNNTKLHINKLGVPFTIGTDGLSSNNSLSLFDELRNALMIHVNQNINTLAAKLIKSATANGAQALGLNKGVLQKGFDADIIALHLPDSVKEQSDVCTHVILHTKNVEQVIIGGEHV, from the coding sequence ATGAAAATTCTAAAAGCCTCTTGGCTTATTACGTCTAATGAGACCAACTGTATCATCCAAGATGGTGCGGTGGTCTATGACTCTACGATTATTGATGTCAATGACATTCAAACCATCCAAAAAGATTATCCCAATGTTGAAGTGAAGGATTTAGGAGAGAACTCGGTTTTAATGCCAGGGTTAATCAACACACACATTCACTTGGAGTTCAGTGCCAATAAAACTACACTGAAATATGGAAACTTTATGGATTGGTTGCACTCTGTGATTGCATCACGTGAAGAGTTGGTTTCTAAAGCCAATAAAGCACTCATTAAAAGTGAACTTGAAACGATTTTAAAATCAGGGACAACGACTATTGGAGCAATCAGTTCATACGCATTGGATTTAGAGCCTTGTTTAGAAACCCCATTGAATGTGGTCTATTTTAATGAGGTCATTGGTTCAAAGCAAGATATGATTGATACACTGTTTGCTGATTTTAAATCACGATTGGCTCAAACACAACAACATAAAAGCAAACGGTTCATTCCTGCTGTTGCGATTCACTCACCTTACTCTGTGCACCCTTTTTTATTACGAGAAGTGGTGAAGCTTGCTAAAGAGCAAAGCTTGCCAGTAACCGCACACTTTTTAGAAAGCAGTGAAGAGAAAGAGTGGTTAGAAGAGAACAGTGGCGGCTTTTTGGACTTCTTCTTAAACTTCTTAGGACAAGACAAATCAGTGACCTCTGCACCAGAGTTTGTTAAGCAGTTTAAAGGTGTGAAACCTTTGAGTTTCACACACTGTGTGGAAGCCAATGAAGAGGAGTTGACATTGATAAAAGAGGTGGGTGGTTATATCAATCACTGTGCAACATCCAATCGAATTTTAAACAACACCAAACTGCACATCAATAAACTGGGCGTTCCTTTTACTATTGGTACAGATGGTTTAAGTTCAAATAACTCTTTGAGTCTGTTTGATGAATTAAGAAATGCCTTGATGATTCATGTGAATCAAAACATCAATACCTTAGCAGCCAAACTCATAAAGAGTGCAACAGCCAATGGAGCACAAGCTTTAGGCTTAAACAAAGGCGTATTGCAAAAAGGGTTTGATGCCGATATAATAGCGTTACACTTACCTGACAGTGTAAAAGAGCAAAGCGATGTATGCACGCATGTTATTTTGCATACAAAAAATGTTGAACAAGTCATCATAGGAGGTGAACATGTCTAA
- a CDS encoding M24 family metallopeptidase yields MGNYILKDENAVYYECGYSCDNVTFINLEGDRYFITDARYTIEANENITNAEVIESKDLIKSAQTVLKKAKIKKITFDGNDFSFESYSKLVNGLNIKFVNQPSFSHKKRIIKTKKEIKYLTKASKLGRKGFSALAKYIRKNGFDQDESFLHFKAIEKMTQTGLLDVSFDPIVAINENSAKPHALPTDKKLIVNDLLLVDAGVKYKRYCSDRTCTAHVDFEKLNFKREQKFKNKKQQKIYDIVLKAQLNAINKARSGMKAKEIDALARSVIEKAGYAKQFVHSTGHGVGLDIHEHPYINSKSDVIIEDGMVFTIEPGIYLPEEFGVRIEDTVVMKNGRAVIL; encoded by the coding sequence ATGGGTAATTATATTTTAAAAGATGAAAATGCTGTTTATTACGAATGTGGTTATTCGTGCGATAATGTTACCTTTATCAATTTAGAAGGTGACCGATACTTTATAACAGATGCTCGATATACCATCGAAGCCAATGAAAATATTACCAATGCCGAAGTGATTGAGAGCAAAGATTTAATTAAATCTGCTCAAACTGTTCTTAAAAAAGCAAAGATTAAAAAGATTACTTTTGATGGAAATGATTTCAGCTTTGAGAGTTACTCAAAACTGGTCAATGGCTTAAACATCAAATTTGTTAATCAACCCAGTTTTTCTCATAAAAAACGTATCATAAAAACAAAAAAAGAGATTAAGTACTTAACCAAAGCTTCAAAGCTCGGACGTAAAGGTTTCAGTGCACTTGCAAAATATATTCGTAAAAATGGCTTTGACCAAGATGAGAGTTTCTTACACTTTAAAGCCATTGAAAAGATGACTCAAACAGGGCTTTTGGATGTGAGTTTTGACCCTATTGTTGCTATTAATGAAAACAGTGCCAAACCTCATGCCCTTCCAACAGACAAAAAACTCATTGTCAATGATTTATTGCTTGTGGATGCAGGCGTGAAATATAAACGATACTGTTCAGATAGAACCTGTACAGCACATGTGGATTTTGAGAAACTCAACTTTAAACGAGAGCAAAAGTTTAAAAACAAAAAACAACAAAAGATTTATGACATTGTTTTAAAAGCGCAACTCAATGCGATTAACAAAGCACGAAGTGGCATGAAAGCCAAAGAGATTGATGCACTTGCACGAAGTGTAATTGAAAAAGCGGGATACGCTAAACAGTTTGTACACTCAACAGGACATGGTGTGGGCTTAGATATTCATGAACACCCATATATCAACTCAAAATCAGATGTGATTATTGAAGATGGCATGGTCTTTACGATTGAACCAGGTATTTACTTACCTGAAGAGTTTGGAGTGCGAATTGAGGATACGGTGGTCATGAAAAATGGACGCGCAGTGATACTATAA
- the lepA gene encoding translation elongation factor 4: protein MQKNIRNFSIIAHIDHGKSTLADRIIQECGAVADRELTSQMMDTMDIEQERGITIKAQSVRLNYVKDGETYVLNLIDTPGHVDFSYEVSRSLASSEGALLIVDSTQGVEAQTIANVYIALDNELELLPVVNKIDLPSADPMRVLEETEEAIGLDCTEHNLVSAKTGLGVKELIDSIVERIPAPNGDENAPTKALIYDSWFDNYLGALALVRVYEGSIKKGQMLKMMNTKVQHPVLNLMYPHPIKRENTQEIKTGEIGIVVLGLKTLDGIAVGDTMTDAKNPTQEPIDGFEPAKPFVFAGIYPIETDKFEDLREALTKLQLNDSSISFEPESSAALGSGFRTGFLGMLHMEVIKERLEREFDLDLIATAPTVVYEVEKTDGERVVIQNPSELPEPNYIEAIYEPYVKATILVPEEFLGNVIKLLNDKRGIQIKMDYVGKRVLLEYDLPMNEIVMDFYDKLKSTTKGYASFDYEPIAFRPGNLKKLDIRVAGEVVDALSIIVPEDKAVYRGREFIKALKELIPRQLFEVAIQASIGNTIIARETVKSMGKNVTAKCYGGDITRKRKLLEKQKAGKKRMKAIGKVNVPQEAFMAVLKI from the coding sequence TTGCAAAAAAATATCAGAAACTTTAGTATTATTGCACACATTGACCATGGAAAATCAACACTGGCAGACAGAATTATTCAAGAGTGTGGTGCCGTAGCAGACAGAGAACTCACATCACAAATGATGGATACCATGGACATTGAACAAGAGCGTGGTATTACAATTAAAGCACAAAGCGTACGGTTAAACTATGTCAAAGATGGCGAGACCTATGTTCTTAATCTCATTGACACTCCAGGGCACGTTGACTTCTCATATGAAGTGAGCCGTTCTTTAGCCTCTTCTGAAGGTGCATTATTGATTGTGGACTCAACTCAAGGAGTTGAAGCACAAACCATTGCAAATGTATATATTGCTTTAGACAATGAGTTGGAGTTGTTACCTGTTGTAAATAAAATCGACCTACCAAGTGCAGACCCTATGAGAGTACTTGAAGAGACCGAAGAGGCCATTGGGCTAGACTGTACAGAACATAACCTTGTTTCAGCAAAAACTGGACTTGGGGTTAAAGAGCTTATTGATTCGATTGTTGAACGAATTCCTGCACCCAATGGGGATGAAAATGCACCGACAAAAGCTTTAATTTATGACTCTTGGTTCGATAACTACTTAGGAGCATTGGCATTGGTGCGTGTGTATGAAGGGAGCATCAAAAAAGGCCAAATGCTCAAAATGATGAACACCAAAGTGCAACACCCAGTACTGAACTTAATGTACCCTCACCCAATCAAACGAGAGAATACGCAAGAGATTAAAACGGGTGAAATTGGTATTGTTGTGCTTGGACTTAAAACGCTTGATGGGATTGCCGTGGGTGATACCATGACCGATGCTAAAAATCCAACGCAAGAGCCTATTGATGGTTTTGAACCTGCAAAACCGTTTGTATTTGCAGGAATTTATCCCATTGAAACCGATAAATTCGAAGATTTACGAGAAGCGTTAACCAAACTGCAACTCAATGACTCCTCTATCTCTTTTGAACCAGAGAGTTCAGCTGCACTTGGAAGTGGCTTTAGAACGGGATTTTTGGGGATGCTTCATATGGAAGTGATTAAAGAGAGATTGGAACGAGAGTTTGACTTAGACCTCATTGCAACTGCACCAACGGTTGTGTATGAAGTTGAAAAAACAGATGGAGAGAGAGTTGTCATTCAAAACCCATCTGAACTGCCTGAGCCAAACTACATTGAAGCCATTTATGAGCCGTATGTAAAAGCCACCATTTTAGTTCCTGAAGAATTTTTAGGAAATGTCATCAAGCTTTTAAATGACAAACGTGGTATTCAAATCAAGATGGACTATGTAGGGAAAAGAGTACTTTTAGAGTATGACCTTCCGATGAATGAAATCGTAATGGATTTTTATGATAAACTCAAATCAACGACAAAAGGGTATGCGTCGTTTGATTATGAGCCAATTGCATTTAGACCAGGAAACCTTAAAAAACTCGATATCAGAGTTGCAGGAGAAGTGGTGGATGCCTTATCCATCATTGTACCTGAAGATAAAGCTGTTTACAGAGGTCGAGAATTCATTAAAGCGCTTAAAGAACTGATACCTCGACAACTCTTTGAAGTAGCCATTCAAGCAAGTATTGGGAACACCATTATTGCAAGAGAAACTGTAAAATCTATGGGAAAAAACGTTACGGCTAAATGTTATGGTGGGGATATCACCAGAAAAAGAAAACTGCTTGAGAAACAAAAAGCGGGTAAAAAGAGAATGAAGGCAATTGGAAAGGTGAATGTTCCGCAAGAGGCATTCATGGCAGTTCTTAAAATCTAA
- the sppA gene encoding signal peptide peptidase SppA — translation MSNFFRILFLPITAPLDFITKYFKTIVFLTIVFFVVTSSNEVDKEFSVANLQKIDLTGPILNVDKVLTQINEASSNANIQGVLLDVNSPGGAVAPSVEVAYAIKELVAKKPVVAYASGVMASGSYYASIWASKIIANPGSMVGSIGVIFQGANIEELMQKIGVKAQTVKVGRYKETGTFAREWSEVEKQELESVITDTYSMFVNDVATARGLKPSEHQTYADAHIFTARQAKIVGLIDEVATITYAQSELYKLAEVENPVWTKEDKIDKFIDKLIQESAAQISTYFSSGLKAY, via the coding sequence ATGTCTAATTTTTTCAGAATACTTTTTTTGCCTATTACGGCACCTTTAGATTTTATCACCAAATATTTTAAAACCATTGTCTTTTTAACCATTGTCTTTTTTGTTGTGACTTCATCAAATGAAGTGGACAAAGAGTTCAGTGTGGCAAACTTGCAAAAAATAGATTTAACGGGTCCCATTTTAAATGTGGATAAAGTCTTAACACAAATCAATGAAGCTTCAAGTAATGCCAATATTCAAGGTGTGCTTTTAGATGTGAACTCTCCAGGTGGAGCAGTGGCACCTTCTGTGGAAGTAGCGTATGCAATTAAAGAGCTCGTTGCTAAAAAACCAGTAGTGGCATATGCCAGTGGTGTGATGGCAAGTGGAAGTTACTATGCTTCTATTTGGGCGAGTAAAATCATTGCCAACCCAGGAAGTATGGTGGGTTCGATTGGTGTGATTTTTCAAGGGGCAAATATTGAAGAGTTGATGCAAAAAATTGGTGTCAAAGCACAAACAGTAAAAGTAGGGCGATATAAAGAGACCGGAACATTTGCACGTGAGTGGAGCGAAGTAGAGAAGCAAGAGTTAGAGAGCGTAATCACAGATACATACAGTATGTTTGTCAATGACGTTGCAACGGCTCGAGGTTTAAAACCAAGTGAACACCAAACGTATGCAGATGCACATATTTTTACTGCACGACAAGCAAAGATTGTAGGACTTATTGATGAGGTTGCTACGATTACTTATGCACAAAGCGAGCTGTATAAATTGGCCGAAGTTGAAAATCCTGTTTGGACAAAAGAGGATAAAATCGATAAGTTTATTGATAAACTTATTCAAGAAAGTGCTGCACAAATCAGCACCTATTTCTCTTCAGGCTTAAAAGCCTACTAA
- the aroQ gene encoding type II 3-dehydroquinate dehydratase: protein MKIAVIQGPNLNMLGVREQNIYGPMSLEQIHEQMKASASQNGVELEFFQSNLEGEIVDKIQECLGEVDGIIINPAAYTHTSIAIKDALAAVNLPTVEVHISNIYKREEFRQKSITAGSSTGVISGFGPFGYHMALIALTQILNEVKAIQEAQKKQQQA, encoded by the coding sequence ATGAAAATTGCAGTAATACAAGGTCCAAACTTAAACATGTTAGGCGTAAGAGAGCAAAATATTTATGGACCTATGTCATTAGAACAAATTCATGAGCAAATGAAAGCAAGTGCATCACAAAACGGTGTAGAGCTTGAGTTTTTTCAATCTAATTTAGAGGGTGAGATTGTCGATAAAATTCAAGAGTGTTTAGGTGAAGTTGATGGTATCATCATCAATCCAGCAGCATACACACACACTTCAATTGCAATCAAAGATGCTTTAGCAGCTGTGAACTTACCAACAGTAGAAGTACACATCTCTAATATCTATAAAAGAGAAGAGTTCAGACAAAAATCAATCACTGCAGGAAGCTCAACTGGAGTTATCTCTGGTTTTGGACCATTTGGTTACCACATGGCATTGATTGCATTAACACAAATTTTAAATGAAGTTAAAGCAATTCAAGAAGCGCAAAAGAAACAACAACAAGCATAA
- a CDS encoding PepSY-associated TM helix domain-containing protein, producing the protein MIHELTQQEKKRVFNHRLQRIHVTLGISFSFLMYVALFFGVFAILLPYIQNWENPTRHIKIVDNYDIDYDKIITPILNDKEYPKINPITISLPGYMKDPTVKVSTKFVQAKIFNPVTYEEIPYEKSNFKLAQFLNYMHYGRVFGEFGWYVFGFTAAAGIILIVGGLYQILQLQYKNRVKTSAGFFSKWHRKILIWTMTPFFIITISAVFMNLGKKTAPLMTSIATKGETHQVGKFIFPVLHPQDERVEKLNRNTPMLSINQLLKKAHQLESDLDFYRIKLSNWNDASAVVKFEGYHPYFPFFNGISNQPNITLSGVDGHVIKQTNVFDRSWGVIFYDVINYIHLLFNVDDITRSIVVILMLLTTLAIGFGNLLYLDKKAKKFPSSIPVYQSLGKLSLAVMVGVLPATGLLFFLQWALPMDLHDKSLYQKGMFSVLWVGTLTWSFYRINSYQAAKEFLYLGGILFIGSSVIHFIKSEFDPIRLFKEEVYTVLAMDVALIVFGLILMVIAKKLPLERKKMSDFWINKALQ; encoded by the coding sequence ATGATACATGAATTAACACAACAAGAAAAAAAAAGAGTTTTTAATCATCGACTTCAAAGAATACACGTTACATTGGGGATAAGTTTCTCTTTTCTTATGTATGTGGCGCTTTTTTTTGGAGTTTTTGCTATTTTATTGCCCTACATACAAAACTGGGAAAATCCCACAAGACATATTAAAATTGTAGATAATTACGACATTGATTATGACAAAATCATCACCCCTATTTTAAACGATAAAGAGTATCCCAAAATAAATCCAATTACGATTTCGTTGCCCGGATACATGAAAGATCCAACAGTAAAAGTCTCAACAAAGTTTGTGCAAGCCAAAATTTTTAATCCTGTAACATATGAAGAGATTCCTTATGAAAAAAGTAATTTCAAACTTGCCCAATTTTTAAATTATATGCATTATGGAAGAGTTTTTGGAGAGTTTGGTTGGTATGTATTTGGTTTTACAGCTGCTGCAGGTATTATTTTAATTGTGGGTGGTTTGTATCAAATTTTACAATTACAATATAAAAACAGAGTGAAAACATCTGCAGGATTTTTTTCCAAATGGCACAGAAAAATTCTTATTTGGACCATGACACCTTTTTTTATTATTACAATCAGTGCCGTTTTTATGAATTTGGGTAAAAAAACAGCTCCTTTAATGACCAGCATAGCGACAAAAGGTGAGACACATCAAGTAGGAAAATTTATATTTCCTGTATTGCATCCACAAGATGAAAGAGTGGAAAAACTAAATCGTAATACTCCCATGCTCTCTATTAATCAATTATTAAAAAAAGCACATCAACTAGAATCTGATTTGGATTTTTATCGAATAAAACTGAGCAATTGGAACGATGCCTCTGCGGTTGTTAAATTTGAAGGCTATCACCCTTATTTCCCTTTTTTTAATGGAATCTCAAATCAACCCAATATCACTTTAAGTGGCGTAGATGGGCATGTCATCAAACAAACAAATGTTTTTGATAGAAGCTGGGGTGTTATATTTTATGACGTTATTAATTATATTCATTTACTGTTTAATGTGGATGATATCACACGAAGTATAGTGGTGATTTTGATGCTCTTAACCACTTTAGCAATTGGGTTTGGAAACTTATTGTATTTGGACAAAAAGGCTAAAAAGTTTCCATCTTCTATCCCTGTGTATCAAAGTCTTGGAAAATTGTCATTGGCTGTAATGGTGGGTGTTTTGCCTGCAACAGGGTTGTTGTTTTTTTTACAATGGGCATTGCCTATGGACTTACACGATAAATCTTTGTATCAAAAAGGGATGTTTTCAGTGTTGTGGGTAGGAACCTTAACGTGGTCATTTTATAGAATAAATTCATATCAAGCCGCAAAAGAGTTCTTATATTTAGGGGGTATTTTATTTATAGGCAGCTCGGTGATTCATTTTATAAAGAGTGAATTTGACCCCATAAGACTTTTTAAAGAAGAAGTTTATACTGTATTAGCAATGGATGTAGCTTTAATAGTGTTTGGTTTGATTTTGATGGTTATTGCTAAAAAACTGCCTTTAGAGAGAAAAAAGATGAGTGATTTTTGGATAAACAAGGCTTTGCAATGA
- the folK gene encoding 2-amino-4-hydroxy-6-hydroxymethyldihydropteridine diphosphokinase: MKKNLSDDLTLFHTSNFPYKAKYESNKKYHVTIGIGGNVGNVKKTFDKLFLCLLKDSRFDILITSPLLLNPPFGFLEQNSFLNGIIALKTDLAPNAFLNSMLRLEKRLGRKRSFQDAPRTLDIDIIFFANKKINSEKLIIPHKDWANRESVIIPLKRMYK; encoded by the coding sequence ATGAAAAAAAATTTAAGCGATGATTTAACACTATTTCACACTTCAAACTTTCCCTATAAAGCGAAGTATGAATCAAATAAAAAATATCATGTTACCATTGGTATTGGGGGAAATGTAGGAAATGTCAAAAAAACGTTTGATAAACTTTTCTTATGTTTATTAAAAGACTCAAGATTTGATATTCTTATAACTTCTCCCCTACTTTTAAACCCTCCATTTGGTTTTTTAGAACAAAACTCTTTTTTAAATGGTATAATTGCGCTTAAAACTGACCTGGCACCAAATGCATTTTTAAACAGCATGCTTCGGTTAGAAAAACGATTAGGAAGAAAGCGATCCTTTCAAGATGCGCCTAGAACCTTGGATATAGATATTATATTTTTTGCAAATAAAAAAATTAACAGTGAAAAACTTATTATTCCTCACAAAGATTGGGCAAACAGAGAGTCGGTGATTATTCCTTTAAAAAGGATGTATAAATGA